TCGAGGTTAGGCGCCCGAACAACGCCTCCGCCCGCTTCAACCCGGCATCCGTGCGCGCGGACACGATCTGGGGCAGGCTGAACAGTTCCTCCATTGCCCGGTGTTCGGCAATCCTCTCGGGGCAGAACGCCACCGGCATGTCGATCCCCAGCTCGTCGACCATGCGCTCCACCAGGGCCGTCACCCCCGGATACACCGTCGACCGCAGCACCAGCAACTGACCGTCCCGGAAGAACGGCGTCACCTGCGCCAGCGCTCGAGGGATCGCCTTCGGATCCGGGTTCAGGTGCTCGTCGACAGGGGTGCCGATCACCACGACCACGTGCTCTGCCTGACCCACCACCGCCGGATTCGTGGACGCTCGGATCCGGCCGGCCGCCAACGCCGCCCGCAACATCGGTTCGGCCCCGGGCTCAACGAATGGCAGCTCGCCCGCGTTCACCGCAGCCACGGCGGTTACGCTGATGTCCTGGATCAACACCGACGCACCGCGATCAGCGAACGCGATCGCCAAAGGCAATCCGACGTGCCCGCCACCGCCGACGATGACCAGGTCGTACGCAAACAGAGCCGAGCTACTTTCGGACATATTGCCAACCTGTCCCTGGTCTCGGGAGGCTCCCGCGAAACACTGACGAACGGCGGTCATCGCGGAGCTGCGAACGGGGGCGCCGGCCCTGCGAGCGAGTTCACGCAGCTTGCGCCGGTCGTCAACACGATACTGGAGGCCTGGCCCGATCCTGACCGGGCACGCCGGCTCAGCCGATCGAATGTGACAGCATGAAGCCTGCTTGGTTCCGATCGGTGGCGCACACACGACCCCCGAGGCCGGACGAGGACCAGAGACCGAGGGGCTCGGTGGGGCGGTTGGTGAAGGCGCTGGCCACTGGGCGCACGCGGCTCAGTTCGCTGTTCTCACCGATCGACCCGCCGACGGGATGGCAGTGGGCCAATCCTGCGCTGTTCGTTCTGGGAACCATCGTCATGGTACTTCGGGTCCCCGCGGACACCCGCTTCGTCCTCTGGGCCGAGGACGGAAACACTTTCCTCGCCCAGGCCTACGACCAGGGTGGCGGATCCGTCTTCTTCGCGCCTTACGCGGGGTACATGCATCTCATACCCCGCGTGACCGCCTGGATCGTCCGTGACACCGTCGACCTCCCTGACTCCGGTATCGCGATGGCACTGGCGGCGGCCGCGGTCACATCTCTGTGCCTCGTGGGAGCCTTTCATTGGTCGCGTGGGTGGCTGTCCGCCCCGGCCGCCGTGGTGCTGTGGCTGGCAACACTGCTGATGCCCGCCTCTGCGTTGGAGCTCGCCCTCAACGTCGCCGACTCACACTGGTGGCTGATGTACGCGGCGTTTTGGGCCCTGCTGAGCCGTCTTCGCGGCCCGGCGAGCGTTGCTGCCGCGTCGGTGGCCGTCGTGGCCGCCGCGCTCAGCGATCCCTTGACCGCGGTGCTCGTGCCCTTGGCCCTGATCCGTGCCGCCGGATGGACCACCAAGCGCGACGTCATCGCGCCGGTGGCGCTGCTGATCGGGTTGGCCGGTCAGATGCTGGTCGTGCAGGGCGCGTCGCGCTCGACGGCGGTGGCCAAGCTCACCATCGACGAGCTGATCCACCAAGCGATCGTCAGGCTTGGCTTCGCGACCGTCGTCGGTGGAGAACTCGGCGATCGCTTCGCGATGGCCCACCCCTTCCGCGCGGCCATCGTCGGCGCCGGCGTGCTGATCGGGATACTTGTTGCGTCCGCTGTCGTCGTCCGTCGCCGACCGATCGCCGTGATTGCCCTCGTTCACGCCCTCGTGTGGTACTCGCTGATCGAGTACCTGGTCTGGCCGAACACGCGCATGCCCACCGAGTTCGGTCCGCTCACCTGGGGGCAGCGCTATGCCTTCAATGCGTTGCTGCTCCTGGCCGTCGCCGTCGTAGCGATCGCGGATGCTGCCGCGACCCAACGCCGCGCTCCCGTTGCCGGTCGGATCCTGGCCGGCGTCATTGCTGTGGCACTGCTCTGGCCGGGCATCACTCAATTCCAATCCTCGACCTACCGCAGACCGACGCCAACTCTTGACGCCCAACTGCCGGCTGCGATCGAGGCGTGTCGCCTTGATGGGTCGGGGATGTACTCGTTCGTCATCCTGCCGACCGAGCTTTACACCTGGCCGGTGGCGTGCTCGGTCATCCTGTCGACCGCGGACGGCTGACCGGCCCGGCAATCGCGTCGGCTCCCTGGCGCACCCCCTGGCCTGGCTTGTGCGACCGGGGGGCGGCCTACGAATGTGGACGTCCACGCCGGCGTAGTCTTGGAAGCCGCTTCTCACGCCGGATGCTGGGAGCGGCGCATCGCGAATTCAGCAGGCTGGGCCGCGATGGGCGTTCCGAAAAGTGATTTGGCTGAACCGGGCGGAAATGATGAGCGCGGCGCGAACAGGGGATCTGACAACAATCCGGTCTCCCATTGAACGAGCGTTCAATTTTCTCCGGCGTCATCGGGTCATCCTCGTCCCCCTGGTGATCTATGCCGCACTGATCATTGTCGGCGTCACCACCTCGAGCATCGGCGCACCCTTCCTCCGCGAAGATCCCGCAGCACCCCTCGGATTTCAGCTGGGCCAATCGCAGCTGATCAGGTCCGACGAGTACAATACCGAGTCCGCTCTTTGGCTAGGCCAGATGGCTGAAGGGTTCGCCCAGCTGCATGATCCGCTGAGCGTCTCACCTGCCTACTTCGCCCAACTTCCGGCCGGACCGGTCTCCGGAATCGTCTTCTTCGACGGCACGCTGCTCATGCTCGGGCCCTGGTTGCCCGACGCGATGCTCTTCGCCATGAAATGGTGGCTTCCCACGGTCTTGCTGTTCATTGGCATGCCGGTTTGGTTCAAACAAATCACCGGCAAGTACCGGTGGGGCTACCTGGCGGCCGTTCTCATCTTCTTCTCGCCGTCGAGCATGTGGTGGTCGGGGCGTCCAGTGAACACCATCGGCTTTATTGTCGCGGGCTGCGCGCTGGGCATCTTTGCTGCTCGTCGCCTCGTGGGCGGTCAGTGGATCGCGGGAGTCCTCTCGGTAGGAGCCGCCGGAATCCTATTGGCGCGCTTCCCGTCGTATTATCAACCTCTTGCCATCGTTGTCGGCCCGCCGATCGTCCTTGCCACTGCGGGCTACCTGTTCTTTGCCAATCATGGCGTCCGCAATCGATTATTGGCCTTGGGACCGCTGGCCCTTTCCGGAGCGGCGTTCACACTATTCACAGCGCTCGAGAACTGGGATTCGTTGAGTGCGGTCCTGGCCACCGTGTATCCAGGAGATCGTCGATCGACTGGGCAGGGGCAGGAGATCGGGGCGGTCTTCGGGGCGACGAACTTCGGGTGGATGGAGTCCGTGGGCACGACCGCCCTCAACACCAACCAGACCGAGATCGCCAGCTCTTTTACAATTCTGCTCGTCGTGATCGGATTTGCCTTCGTCGCGCAGCGATGGAACTCAGATCGCGCAACAGCCGCCGCACTGATCCCACTGGTGGTCCTAGCGACTTTCTGGCTGACCTGGTGCACCGTCTCCTGGGGCGCCGTAGGTGAGATGATTCCGCTGGCCAATCGTGTTCCGTATTATCGTGCGACCAACGCGACCGGGTTCGTGGCGACCATCGCATTTTGCCTCTACATGACGCAATGGCGGACACCCCAGCGGCGGGCGGTGCCGGCGGTGGCCGGCGGGGTCGCTGCCCTGGCCTCAGCCGTTGCCGGTAGCTCACTGCAGGCAATCTATCTGCCCGATCTCGCCACCTGGATGATATGGCTCAGTGCCGCAGCAGTCGGCCTTGTCATCTTCGCTCTCCTGCAATGGCCCGACCGCTGGTACTCCCTGGCCGCGGCCGGGTTGGCGGCCAGTGTCATGACCGCGACAGCAGTCCCGGTTCTGTTCGGCCTGGCCGACCTTCGGGCCAGCGACGCCGCGAGCGACTTCCTGTCAGCTGGCCGGCAAGCACGCGAGGCGGGTGCGGTGTGGGCGACGGACTCTTTCTATGTCGACGCGCTCCTGACGGCGACCGGGACACCATCGCTGTCCGCCCGCCAACAGATGGGACCAGACCGTCACAACTGGCTTCGCCTGGATCCCGAAGGTACGAACGAAAATACCTGGAACCGCGCAGGAATGTACTACACCTTCGACTGGACAAACGCACCAGAAATAAAATTCTCGAACCCGAGTCCAGACATACTCGTCATGACGGCATCGCCGTGCACGGTCGCCCAGAGAATCCCCGAACTGGATCACATCGTATCCGGTAAGGAGTTAGATATGGAATGCCTGGAGTTGACCGGAGAATTCAATTGGTCAGGGTCGCAGCATTGGATCTACGCCGTTCACCACGGCGGAGCCTGACCCTCGCACCGTGGAGGTGACTCCATGGTGGGCCGACCCGGACAGCGCGACACGGGCCGCGCAATCGCCACGATCCGCCGAGGGCCCCGGCGTAGTGTGGCCTGGAAACCGGATCCGGCGCGAATGGGGTCGACATGCCCGCTCAGCACGATCAGCAGACGCAGGTCGCGGTTGTCCTGCGGACGAGGAATCGTCCTCTGCTCCTAGCTCGTGCACTGGCCAGCGCGGCCGCTCAGACGTACGCCGACTACGTGGTGATCGTGGTCAACGACACTGGGGATCCGGGTCCGGTCGACGACGCGGTCGCCCAGGTCGCCGACCGCGCGCTGGGTCGCTTCCAGGTGGTGCACAACACCGTCTCGCGAGGACGCGAGGCGGCACTCAACATCGGGCTGGAGGCCAGCTCGTCCTGCTACGTGGCGGTGCTCGACGATGACGACACCTGGGCCTCGTCGTTCCTGGCGCAGACGGTCGATCATCTCGAGCGCACCGGGGACCTGGCCGTTGCGACTCGATCCGAGGTGATCTACGAGCGCATCGACGGCGAGACGGTCGTCACCGAGGGCCGTGAGCTGCTGGCATCGGACCGTAATCAGGTGACCCTGCTCGAGACGATCGTGCGTAACTACACCCACACCGGTTCGCTGGTCTACCGGCGCGACGTGCTGGACACCATCGGCCGATACGACGAGGCGCTGCCGGTACTGGCCGACTGGGACTTCCTGCTCAGGCTGCTCCGTCACGGCGAGGTCGGGTTCATCGACGGCAACCCCCTCGCCTTCTGGCACCGCCGCCCGGCGTCGGTCGGCGACGCCCGGAACAGCGTCGAGGGCGACGAACACACCCGCTGGGATGTCCTGGTCCGTGATCGCTATCTGCGAGCCGACCTGGCCCGGCACGAGGGATTGGGCTACCTGTTGTTCGTCAGCGAACTGCAGGACCGGGACGCGAGGATCGCTCAGGCCCGCGGCGCGCACATCGCCGGCGCCGTGCACAAGATCGACACCGAACTGCTCTCGATGCGAGACACCCAGACCTCTCTCGCCGCGGCGGTTCACCACCTGCACGGCACCCAGGATGAGCTGCTGCGCCAGCTGGTCGAGATGAATCGCAACCTGATCAGCCAGAACAACCGGATCGTCGCCCAGTTTGCCCTGCTCGGCGAGAGGGTGGAGCGGCTCGAATCGCTGCTCGACCGCAGGCTTGCCGGTCAACTGCGTTGAACAAGCAATCCTGACAACGGCGCGGCGCCGCTCAGCATCCACCCCGTGGGGGTCGGGATTTCACACCCCAGCTCGGTCCCGACGTCCGGGCCGTGACGGACGTGTCGCGCGTCACCGATCGAGCCGGTGCGATCGTTACAATGCGTCCTGTCAATGCATGGGGTCCGCGGCGGTGCTCCTGCGCGTTCACCCGCAGGAGGGCCCTCGGCCCATGAGGAGGTAGGTCAGCCAGTGCGGCGCGTCATCTTCTATCTGTTCTACGATGCCCAGGGCATCGTCGATGACTACGTTCCCTACAAACTCAACGCACTGCGCCCGTTCGCGGACCACATCTTCGTCGTTTCCAATTCCACCCTCACGCCGGAGGGGCGGGAAAAACTCGCCGACGTCGCCGACACCGTCCTGGCCCGCGAGAACGTCGGCTTTGACGTCTGGGGTTACAAGGAGGCGATGGAGGCCTTCGGTCGCGACCGGCTCGCCGAATACGACGAGCTCATCCTGATGAATTACACGTTCTTCGGCCCGATCTTTCCGTTCGCCGAGACGTTCACGGCGATGGACGCCCGGGAGGACATCGATTTCTGGGGCCTGACCGCGCACGGAGAAGTGGACCCCAACCCGTTCCCGGACACCACCGGAACCCTTCCCCTGCACATCCAGTCCCACTGGATCGCCGTTCGCAAGACGATGTTCACCTCGATCGAGTTCGCCTGGTACTGGGACAAGATGCCCATGGTGACCTCGTACACGGATTCAATCCTGCAGCACGAGTCAAAATTCACTCAGCACTTTGCCGATCGCGGCTTCCGGTATTCGATCCTGTTCGATCCGAGCCGATATCCGACGACGCATCCGGTCTTCGACAGCGCCGATCTGATGCTGGGCGACCGGTGCCCGATCCTCAAGCGGCGCATGTTCTTCCACGAGCCTACCTATCTCGAGCGCAATGCCATTCTCGGTCGCCGGGTCATGGAGATCGTGTCCCGCACGGACTATCCGGTGGATCTCATCTGGCGCAATGTCGTGCGCTCGGCCGAGCCGCGCACGCTGTACACCAACATGTCGATGCTGTCGGTCGTGCCCGATGTCGACACCGGATTCCGGCCCGATCCGCCGCTGCGGATCTGTGTGCTGGCCCATATCTTCTATGAAGACATGACCGACGAGATGATGGGCTGGATCGGAAATATTCCCGTCCCCTTCGATCTGGTCGTCACGACGACGAGCGCCGCCAAGAAGGAGGCCATCGAGTCCGCCCTGGAGGCGTACGCACTGAAATCGGTCGAGGTGCGGCTCGTCGAGAGCAATCGGGGGCGCGCGGAAAGCGCCTTCCTCATCGCCTGCCGCGACGTGCTGACCTCCGGCGAGTACGACCTGGTCCTCAAGATCCATTCGAAGAAGTCCCCGCAGAACGGCGCCAATCTCGGGCAGTTGTTCAAGCACCACTCGGTGGACAACCTGCTGTCCTCACCGGGCTACGTGGCGTCCATCCTGGGCATGTTCCAGAGTCAGCCCAGCCTCGGCATGGTCTTCCCGCCGGTGGTCAACATCGGATTCCCGACCCTGGGACACTCCTGGTTCACCAACCGCGAGGCCGCCCACGAGCTGGCCGACCAGCTGGGCATCCACACGATCTTCGACCGGACCACGCCGCTGGCCCCCAACGGCACCATGTTCTGGGCGCGACCGGAGTCCCTGGCCAAGCTGGCCAGGCATGACTTCGACTATTCACAGTTCGCGGCCGAGCACGAGGGCTGGTCGGACGGCATGCTCGGGCACGTCATCGAACGACTGTACGGTTATGCCGTCCTGGACGCGGGACTCAGGATCCAGTGCGTGTTCAACACCGACTGGGCATCGATCAACTACGTCTTCCTGGAATACAAGCTGCAGCGCATCCTGTCGATGCTGCCGGCCCACACCCAGGAGGCGGTGGACTACCTGGAGCGCGCCCGGGCCGCGCTCGAGAGCCCGCCGCCGCCGCCCCCGCCGGAGGAACCGCCGCTGGCCCTGCTCAAGCACTCGGTCGATCGGTCGTACCCGCGGTTCGGCCGCTTCATGCGGCCCTTTTACCACGCCGCTCGCGCCACTGTGCGGACCGGTCGGCGCATGCGGAAGGCGCGATGACGGGCCGACGATGGCACTGACTCTCGACCAGGCGTTCCAACCCCGGCACAACAGCATCGGATTCCTGCGCTGGTTCATGGCCTTTCTGGTCATCTTCTCCCACGCCGGGCCGCTGGCCGGGTTCTACGGCAGCAAGAACCTGGGCACCCAATGGTCGGACGAACAATCCCTGGGCGGCATCGCCGTCGGCGGGTTCTTCTTCCTCAGCGGCTTCCTGATCACCCGGAGTCGGATGGGCCGCTCGACGATCTTCCGGTTCCTGTGGCGGCGAACCCTGCGGATCTTTCCGGCGTTCTGGGCCTCGCTGCTGTTGGTGGCCTTCGTGCTCGCGCCCATCGCGTGGTGGCATGTCACCGGCACGATCCGTGGCTATATCAGCTCGCCGGTCGAATCACCGTTGACGTACTTCGCCAACAACATGTGGATGAGCCTGAACCAGCAGAACATCGACGGGCTGGGCAAGGGGCTGCCGTTGGAGCAGTGCTGCGGCTACGACTGGAACGGGTCGGCGTGGACGCTGCGCTACGAGTTCAAGGGTTACATCATCGTCGGCGTCATGGGCCTGTTCGGCCTGCTCGGCTACCGGATCGTCGCGACATTGGCCTTCCTGCTGATGTTGACGCTGAACACCCTCACCTTCCTGTCCGTGAACGCGAACATCGCTATCCTCGATCCGCTGATGTCCGATTTCTACTCGGTCATGGTGCTGACGCCGTTCTTCGCCGGCATGATGTTCGCGATCTGGGGCAGCAGAATACCTATTGACGACCGGTTGGCCATGGCGGCCGGTGCGATCGCCATCTTCACCTATTTCATCGCATCCGGATGGAACGTATACGGACAGTTTGCATTCCTGTATGTGTTGATGTGGGCCGCCATTCGACTTCCGCTACAGAATTGGGAACGATACGGCGACCTGTCCTACGGCATCTATATCTACGCCTGGCCAATACAGCAATTCGTGGCCTTCTTCGGCGTGTACACTTGGGGGTGGTTCGCCTATCACGCCGTCGTGGTCGTGCTCTGCCATATTGCGGCCTTCACCAGCTGGCACCTGCTGGAGAAACCGGCACTGAGCCTGAAGAACTGGACGCCTCGATGGCTGGCGGCTCTGCAGGTGCGCTTCCGTCCCCTCAACCAACGGATCAAACGGGCCATCGTCAATCCGGCTTACTCCTCGACCCACTTCGCCCACACGTTGCGCCAGGACGCGGCGGCACTGGCCCAGGATCGGCGCGACGACAACCTGGTCTCGCACTCTATCGACGATCGGGTCGAGATCGACCACGACGGACCCTACCGCCACCACCGGCCGACCGACCCGGCGGGTCCCCCGCCGGCCGGGAACCCGCCGGCCGATGCAGTGACCACGGACGGCCCGAGTCGCGCATTGGAGACCCGTGGCACCCCGTGAACGACACGTGCTGCGCTGGATCGCCATCGTCGGTGCGCTGCTCGTCGTCGTGATCGCCGGCTGGGTGCTCCCGGTGGTGTACGAGATGCGCTACGACCCGGCCGAAAGGACCACGGGCGGGTCGTCCGAGCCGGCCCCGGCTCCGGCCCTGCCGCCGAACTCACCGTCGGTCGTGCCGCCGGACCCGCCATCGGCCGAATCGCCCGGCGATCAGTTGGGCAACCACCCGGTCCCAACGGCCGAACAGGACCGGATCTACCTCGACCAGACCCAGGCGCAGGCGGCGCACCCCGGTCTGGCCGTTGAGGGACGCGACGGTTACCTGTTCCTCGGTGACGCCTTCATGTCCAACTTCGCCCAGGCAATGGGCCGCCGCTTCTACTCGCCGGACGAGATTGCCAGCACGGTCGGCGCCGTGACCTCCACCGATCAGTGGCTGCGGGACCGTGGGATCGCCGCCGAATTCGTCGTCGTGCCGGCGACCTGGAGCGTGTACGCCGACAAGATGCCGGAGTGGACGGACGGGCAGCGGCTCCCGACGATCCTGGACCAGCTCGTGGCCGCCGACCCGACCAGCTTCATGGACCTTCGTCCGGAGCTGACGGCGGCCCGGGCCACGGCCGACACCTACTCGCGCCTCAACAGCCACTGGACCCCGTACGGCTCAATCGTGGGCTTCAGCACGATGATCGACCGGCTGCAGGCCGACCACCCCGACCTGGGGTCCCTGCCGCTCCCCACAGTCACCGGCACCACGGAGTCCGACGCGTTCAACGAGTTCGCCGGCATCACCGGCGCAGCCGGTCCCAACAACTGGGTGGTGCCCCGGCTGGCCTCGGCCCTGCCGTCTTACACCGTGATCGCCGCTGACGGCACCCGGCGCATGGCGGCCGGCGACGAGTTCCTGGACATCACCCAGATGCCGTTGCAAACCGAGAACCCGGCCGCCGGAAACGACCATCGCGCGCTTATCCTCGCGGACTCCGCGACCAGCCTGATGTCGCCCTATCTAGCAGCCGCCTTCGGAAGCACGATGATGGTGCGGCACTGGGCCGACCAGCCGGCCCAGGCACCTAACCTGCCCGCCCTGGTCGAGAGCTACCGACCGGACGTCGTCATCACCCTGGTCAGCGAGCGGAATCTGAACGTCGTGACCCCGGACACCGCGATGTGGCAGGCGGCCGTCGCCTTCGATGCCGGCGAGGGCCGGCCCCTGGGCGAGTGGTCGACCAGCGGCGCCGCGACGCTCGACGTTTCCGGGCCAGACCTGTCGGAACCGGTGACCGCGACTCTCTCGTCGCTACCCCCGGATGCGGCTACCGTTCGGTTGAGCGTCCAGGCCGACAGCCCGGGGACGATCACCGTCTCTTCAGTGACTGCCGTCGGCCCGGAGCAGTCCTCGATCCGCGTCGCGCAGGGTGAGAACGTACTGTTCGCCGGGATCCCGGCCGCTGCGACCGAACCGGTTCTGACCATCACCCGCACCGACGGAACCGGCACCTGGACGCTGACCAGCCTGTCGGTGCGGGGCCGGTGACCGCCTGGCCGGAGTTAGCCGGGCCCACCCCGGTCGCGTTGATTTTTCCCAAGGCCACCCCTACTGTGCCGGGGGCCGACGCC
This genomic window from Nakamurella multipartita DSM 44233 contains:
- a CDS encoding DUF7657 domain-containing protein → MIWLNRAEMMSAARTGDLTTIRSPIERAFNFLRRHRVILVPLVIYAALIIVGVTTSSIGAPFLREDPAAPLGFQLGQSQLIRSDEYNTESALWLGQMAEGFAQLHDPLSVSPAYFAQLPAGPVSGIVFFDGTLLMLGPWLPDAMLFAMKWWLPTVLLFIGMPVWFKQITGKYRWGYLAAVLIFFSPSSMWWSGRPVNTIGFIVAGCALGIFAARRLVGGQWIAGVLSVGAAGILLARFPSYYQPLAIVVGPPIVLATAGYLFFANHGVRNRLLALGPLALSGAAFTLFTALENWDSLSAVLATVYPGDRRSTGQGQEIGAVFGATNFGWMESVGTTALNTNQTEIASSFTILLVVIGFAFVAQRWNSDRATAAALIPLVVLATFWLTWCTVSWGAVGEMIPLANRVPYYRATNATGFVATIAFCLYMTQWRTPQRRAVPAVAGGVAALASAVAGSSLQAIYLPDLATWMIWLSAAAVGLVIFALLQWPDRWYSLAAAGLAASVMTATAVPVLFGLADLRASDAASDFLSAGRQAREAGAVWATDSFYVDALLTATGTPSLSARQQMGPDRHNWLRLDPEGTNENTWNRAGMYYTFDWTNAPEIKFSNPSPDILVMTASPCTVAQRIPELDHIVSGKELDMECLELTGEFNWSGSQHWIYAVHHGGA
- a CDS encoding glycosyltransferase family 2 protein — encoded protein: MPAQHDQQTQVAVVLRTRNRPLLLARALASAAAQTYADYVVIVVNDTGDPGPVDDAVAQVADRALGRFQVVHNTVSRGREAALNIGLEASSSCYVAVLDDDDTWASSFLAQTVDHLERTGDLAVATRSEVIYERIDGETVVTEGRELLASDRNQVTLLETIVRNYTHTGSLVYRRDVLDTIGRYDEALPVLADWDFLLRLLRHGEVGFIDGNPLAFWHRRPASVGDARNSVEGDEHTRWDVLVRDRYLRADLARHEGLGYLLFVSELQDRDARIAQARGAHIAGAVHKIDTELLSMRDTQTSLAAAVHHLHGTQDELLRQLVEMNRNLISQNNRIVAQFALLGERVERLESLLDRRLAGQLR
- a CDS encoding rhamnan synthesis F family protein, with the protein product MHGVRGGAPARSPAGGPSAHEEVGQPVRRVIFYLFYDAQGIVDDYVPYKLNALRPFADHIFVVSNSTLTPEGREKLADVADTVLARENVGFDVWGYKEAMEAFGRDRLAEYDELILMNYTFFGPIFPFAETFTAMDAREDIDFWGLTAHGEVDPNPFPDTTGTLPLHIQSHWIAVRKTMFTSIEFAWYWDKMPMVTSYTDSILQHESKFTQHFADRGFRYSILFDPSRYPTTHPVFDSADLMLGDRCPILKRRMFFHEPTYLERNAILGRRVMEIVSRTDYPVDLIWRNVVRSAEPRTLYTNMSMLSVVPDVDTGFRPDPPLRICVLAHIFYEDMTDEMMGWIGNIPVPFDLVVTTTSAAKKEAIESALEAYALKSVEVRLVESNRGRAESAFLIACRDVLTSGEYDLVLKIHSKKSPQNGANLGQLFKHHSVDNLLSSPGYVASILGMFQSQPSLGMVFPPVVNIGFPTLGHSWFTNREAAHELADQLGIHTIFDRTTPLAPNGTMFWARPESLAKLARHDFDYSQFAAEHEGWSDGMLGHVIERLYGYAVLDAGLRIQCVFNTDWASINYVFLEYKLQRILSMLPAHTQEAVDYLERARAALESPPPPPPPEEPPLALLKHSVDRSYPRFGRFMRPFYHAARATVRTGRRMRKAR
- a CDS encoding acyltransferase family protein — protein: MAFLVIFSHAGPLAGFYGSKNLGTQWSDEQSLGGIAVGGFFFLSGFLITRSRMGRSTIFRFLWRRTLRIFPAFWASLLLVAFVLAPIAWWHVTGTIRGYISSPVESPLTYFANNMWMSLNQQNIDGLGKGLPLEQCCGYDWNGSAWTLRYEFKGYIIVGVMGLFGLLGYRIVATLAFLLMLTLNTLTFLSVNANIAILDPLMSDFYSVMVLTPFFAGMMFAIWGSRIPIDDRLAMAAGAIAIFTYFIASGWNVYGQFAFLYVLMWAAIRLPLQNWERYGDLSYGIYIYAWPIQQFVAFFGVYTWGWFAYHAVVVVLCHIAAFTSWHLLEKPALSLKNWTPRWLAALQVRFRPLNQRIKRAIVNPAYSSTHFAHTLRQDAAALAQDRRDDNLVSHSIDDRVEIDHDGPYRHHRPTDPAGPPPAGNPPADAVTTDGPSRALETRGTP
- a CDS encoding alginate O-acetyltransferase AlgX-related protein encodes the protein MAPRERHVLRWIAIVGALLVVVIAGWVLPVVYEMRYDPAERTTGGSSEPAPAPALPPNSPSVVPPDPPSAESPGDQLGNHPVPTAEQDRIYLDQTQAQAAHPGLAVEGRDGYLFLGDAFMSNFAQAMGRRFYSPDEIASTVGAVTSTDQWLRDRGIAAEFVVVPATWSVYADKMPEWTDGQRLPTILDQLVAADPTSFMDLRPELTAARATADTYSRLNSHWTPYGSIVGFSTMIDRLQADHPDLGSLPLPTVTGTTESDAFNEFAGITGAAGPNNWVVPRLASALPSYTVIAADGTRRMAAGDEFLDITQMPLQTENPAAGNDHRALILADSATSLMSPYLAAAFGSTMMVRHWADQPAQAPNLPALVESYRPDVVITLVSERNLNVVTPDTAMWQAAVAFDAGEGRPLGEWSTSGAATLDVSGPDLSEPVTATLSSLPPDAATVRLSVQADSPGTITVSSVTAVGPEQSSIRVAQGENVLFAGIPAAATEPVLTITRTDGTGTWTLTSLSVRGR